The DNA sequence GGGTACAGAGATGACAGTGTCCAAGTCCtggtgtgtgatggtgatggtggtgtcaGGGATCTCAGCTAGCAGGTCCATCAGATCACACATCCCATAGTCCAGCACCCGCCAGTCTCTGGAGAAGCACCTGTAGGAATAGAAACATATTGTATGAAAATAcagacagggtgccatttgacacaGAAAAAACACTTCAAATGAATTCATATAAACACCATCACAAGTAAATACACCTCCAAATAAGCCAATAGAAACAGAATCCAAATAAAGTCATAAAACTAAAATACTTTACTGTTAAATCAACAATAACTGCCAGGAATGTGCTTAGCTCTTGGGATAGAcaacatgattggctgagagcaTGGGAATGAGCGGTCCTCCTATAGAATTGACCAGTGGTTGGCCTGCATGAATTTTAGACTCTTTGGCTAGACAGTATGATTTGCTGAGAGCGTGGCGGAGTGGGCAGTTCCTGTGGGCAGTTCCTGTGGTAGTACTGACCAATGGTAGGCCTGCATGAAGTCCGTGATGGCCACCTGTTTGCTGGCCTGGAACTTGAGCAGTTTGAGGAGGTCCTGGGTGAATCTCTTCACCTGGGCACGGTGGGTCAGGGTCAGCAGACGCTTGGTGCCCATGCCAAGGATCTGGAGTTGAGAGAGGAAAAACAGATTCATTCATGCTTTGTTTACTTCAGGGCCGCCACCACTTCCTGCTGCAATAATCTATTAGACGTTGTACTAATTGTTTCTGTCAGGGATCTAACCTCAAGGCTGTTGAAGTGTGTAATGAGAAACAAAGTGGGCAAGGCTTTGTCAGAAGGGATAGCAGATGGTCTCCCAGCCTCTTCATTGTGTGTTTGAGCTAGGAAGTCACTAAACTAGCAAGATTAATAGTGATCCATCATGTGTCAATTAATTGAGCTTGAGTAACTGCCATCTTTGATTATCTGTGGAATGGAGCGATtttttaaactgtgtgtgtgtgtgtgtgtctcataccTGCAGGACGTGAGGCACAGCCTCCAGTAGCTCCAGCAGCTTAGAGTATCCGTAGTCAGAGACCCTACACTGCTTGGCATAGTGGTGGTGGTAGGCAGGTATGAACTTGCTGATGGGCATCAGGTTGCAGGGCTGACCCTTCATCAGGTCAATGAGCTCTCTACTGAACTGGATCAACTGGGGGTTCCCCACCGGGGACTTGCACCGCTGCGTCCACTGGTCTATGACACACAAACAGCAAGAGGTTAATGACTTCTATTATAATAGTAGTATGGGTGCAGCTCTGTCTTGGAGTGCTGGTATCTGCGTCAGCAGCACAGTATCCACCTACTAAAAATGTCAGGAAAGCAGTTTTTAGCTCAACATATCTCTGACACAATTCTTATTGCCTCCCGAGTATCTTCAACTGTCTTTGAGAATGGTCTTATGCGATAAGGGTTTCCATTTTTAATGACTATAGGGTTTAAATTCTGTAGGTTTGTATTGCTTTTATGAACCCCAGGGGATTCCTCTACGAGTCCAAATAAAGGTTTTCAATGTAATTCTCCCCGAGGGTTAGGGCTTCGAGTCAGGTCAGTACCTGTGTTGGATGCGGGCGGCTTGTTGTGGATCCACTTGATGACCTTGAAGCCGTTCTGAGCAGTGACGATGTTAATGCCTGGTATACAGGTGATGAGGTGCTCCAAGGGGAcactcccctccacctccccctcctcagaCACCGCCAGGGGGCCCAACTCTGATGCATAGCACTCTGAGAAACTGTCACAGGAAAGCAAAATTAATATTTATGAAACACAAAATCTAGTAACATTTACAGTATAATACGAAATGCCAAATGGCCATTGTACTCCATTTGTATGAAATGGGTTCTTGAAATATTGATTTAATTAATTAAAAGGTCTTTCTCATAAAAATTCACTGATTTCAAGGCAGATCTCTCCGACTCCATTTATTGAATTGAACTTTATTAAGCATCCACTGTCCGTTAATCTACCCAGGCAGAGACAGCGTTGGTTACCTGAGCAGGGGCAGGGTTCCCTCATGGGACTGTAGCAGACAGTGGACCTGGGAGGCCAGGGTCTTCAGAGACACCACCACAAAAGGAATCTTATACGAGTCTGGGTCAAAGTCTGCCTCACTacaggggggacagagagatcgagctcttatgaaatactttttcaaAAAGAGCCCTGTAAGATTACTTaaatgtgagtgagtgtgtgtgtgcgcatatggGTCTTTCAGTCTATCCCTACCTGAAGTTCTGCTGTGTGTAGTGGTAActgcagacaggctcgtggtactCCAACTGTTCAAACACCACAGGACTACCATTTGCAGAGGACCCCTCCTGGGACTGAGACGACCCCAGAGGGCTCTGCCTGGCCTGGCTACTGGGGAGGAGACACACCAGTCTGCCTCCACCCTGCTCCCTCACCGCCACCACCTCTTGTAGTCTGTATAGGTCGCTCACCACCAGCTTACGACCAAAtctggggagaggtggagggatgggtgGAAAGGAATTAATAAAGTACATTGACATAGCCTCCGTTtccacaggcagcccaattctgatcttttttcccaAATGATTGGTCTTTTAACCAATCAAATCTTCTCACATCAGATcttattggtcaaaagaccaattagtgaaaaaaaagaTCAGGGCCTgttttcccaaaagcatcttaaggataagttcattagaaccATAGGATCCCATAGTTCTAATGTTGAACTTAgcattaagatgcttttgggataAAGTGTAAACGCAGCCACAGTACTTAACATTGCATAGGACTAACTCCtacagaggtggagggaggttgagtgatgaggaggagagaagcaaCATGACTCACTTTTTCTCGTAGATTTCCGTGAACTTGAAAAGCGGAAGACAGCTGGCTGGCGCGTCCTGGAGAATCTGGAACATTTCAGAGCTGTAGAAAGGAAAGCGTTTAATACCATCCGAATCCATCTCAAACCAGGTACAAATCGTGTTTTGGCGACATTTAAAAAAAGGATGGTGACGAGTTCCCCGATCGAAGACATGAAACTGCCAAATGATGATGTGACACGTAGAGAGTACTACCTCAATGTTAGCTGTACTGTACATACCGGAGCATGGCTAGAGACTTGTTGCCGGCCCCGGTGATGAGGGAGACGTGGATGCGTTTGCTTCCTATCTTGTAGCGGTGCAGGCTGCTCACAGCACTGATGGCCTGCTGTAGGAAGACCATCTGGACGGTGGCCTTCAGCTGGTAGTCTGTGTGGGGACTCAACTCCACGCATTTAACCTGGAGGAAGACACGCACGTTAGCTTCTCATGTCGTCTACGGTGTCCGCAAATGACACAGAAGCAATTTGACCTCATTGTGACAGTGAAATCCCATCGCCTTCCTCAATGACATTGCAatagggcagggtttcccaaaatcggtcctcaggaccccaagttttgttttttgccctaacacaacacagctgattcaaatagtcaactaatcatcaagctttgatcatttgaatcagctgtgtagtgtttgggcaagattccaaaacatgcaccccttggggtcccaagtacagagtttgggaaacgctggcaTAGAGTGCAAGCTACCATGTAAATACTACAGAGCACTTTTGGCACAAAAGTCGTGTCAGAAAATGACAGAATAAGTTGAACCAATACAATGACACTAAACTACTAAATCCTGACCTCACCATTTTGCTATTTAGCATCAAATGGGAGACAGATTAAAGCTCTATACATCTATAATGAATAGCATCAGAATACTGTCTGTACAGGACTCACCCGTCCGTGTCTGGAGAAGGCGTCATGCACGCTCTGCTGAAGCTCCTTACGGGACATCCTGTAGTCCAGGTTGGCCACCTGTAAGTCTGCCCCGTCCGAGAAGGGCTCCGAGGCCTGGGGGCCCACAGGCAGACAGGGGCTGCTGCTGCCCCGGGGAGGAGGGCCTATTAGGGGGGAAGAGCGGCTCGACATGCAGGGGGATCCACTCCTggagcagagagagtgagaggagttGAGTGGGTTGGCAGCACCATAGGAAGGTATAGATTGAAATGTCATGACCAAATCATCAAAGAGTCAGATATTTGTGTAGCTCAATGAGGTTACTTTAAGACGATTTGTGCAGGAAATTTTAAAACTAATTTGGGGGATATTCCCTTGCATTGTTTTTTTGGGACAAAAAAGGCTCAAGTTAAAACCAAGGCATGGACTGACGTCTCTCCTCACCTaaagactgcttacagggtaaggaaacaaaCGGGTAATTCTGTAGTGTCGGATGGTCTCACCGTGAGGACCAGGAGCCTTGGGAGAGGCCCTGTGGCTGGGGGAGGACCGAGGCGCTAAAGGTCTTGTGCAGGGTCAGCTTGCTGAAGGCAGAGGGGGTGCTGACCTGGAACTCTCCAGAGCTCCGGTCCACTTGACGCTCAGAGTCAGATGCACTGCGGGGGCTGGAGAGGTCCCTCctgatgggggagaggagagaggacattaACTAGAAGTTTAAAGATTATGGCATACTCAGCTCTCTAAAAACAACAACTGCATGCGAGTTTTAGGCATCACCTCAGCTCCAGTAGTTTGAGCACAAACCACCTCATTTAGAAACAGCTGCTTATTAATTCCTACATCTACCTATGTGTTCTACACTTCCTTGGGTCGATGGACCCCTCCATAGCAGGGATACTTTTTGCAGGCCATTTTACAATATTGAAGGTAAAAACACATACAAGCCTGTGGGAACCAACTGTAACGGAACCGTCTAACAATTAGTACATTTGTTCTTTCTTCATTTTAGTCTGAAAGGGCCCCTGGCGTCCATAGCGTACCTCCTGCAGCTGAACATAGACTCTCCTATGAGGCCGGCCTTGATGGGGTGTTGCTGGGACGGCCCCTCTCCGTTACTGTGGGGGGAGGAGTTGCGCTGGCCTTTCTCTAGGGGGAAGCCCCCAATCTTGGGCTTGGTCTCCAGTCCACCTAGCTCCTGCACCAGGGGGACAACCAAAGTGTTACTAGATATGTAGTGGTGAATGTATTAGAATAGCCATCAGCTTGGCAGAATGGATGTGAAGTGGAAGAGGCTAATAGATAAACGATAGAGCTGAGAGGAAGGGGTCCTTGAGAATGGTGATTTTTTCCAAAGCTATTAAAAGAGCTATACGTTTCCCCCACTGTTAGTATTATTCAACCTCTTGTATTGCCATAACTCTGACATTATCATCACCATTCTCCAGTCTTCCCCTCAGCTCTATTGTCAGGTGGAGACAAAGCAACGGAGCAGCAGAATAAAAAGAGCAGAGAGCAAAGTAACAAATCAAAAGCATAGAAGAAAGAgaccataaaaaaaacagactgttACGGCCGGCAGGACAGGAAGCGATTACAAACAGAAGCAGGATTCTGACGAGACGAGGCATGGGATAGAGCAAAGATATGGGAGAAAGGGATATGCAATCATTAGATGAAACATTGATCGAGGCATTAATTAACGCGATGAATAGGAAAAAAAAGGATAAGCCAGACATTATATGAAGCATAGGACAAAGTGTTAAAATGCCACACATTGATTAAAACATTACATGAAATGTTGAACGAAGCACAGAAACAGACCAGGCATTAAACTACATGAAGCATGGGATGAAGCATGGCTATAGTTTAAAAGCCACAGGTTAGCGCAGGCAGAGTGGAGGACATGGACAGGGTTAGGGGAGGACAGGCAGCACGCGGGATGGGGGGGGCGGCAGGATGCTGCTGACCTGAGGAAGGGTTCTGGTTTGGGGGGGAACGGGGTAAAGTGCCCCCCCGCTCCCCCTCCTGGGGCTGTAGGGCCTCTCAGGCACCGGAACGGAGAGGGGGAGCGAggattccctctctctctgacactcacGCCTCGCACGCCTTTTCCTCCTAGGGGAGCACAGCTTCTCCAGGGGAAGGAAGGaaaaagaggaggagggaagaggttgAACTGGAAGCGGAGGTGGAGTCTCAGATGAGGAGAGTGGTGGGGTCGGGTCGTTCCCCTCAGTGGACGGAGCTGAGAAGGAGAGGGTGATGCGCCGGCCGAACACGTCCTCGTTCTCCATGCGCTTGCGGGCGCGCTCCGTCGCTTCCTGCGAGCCGAAGCGTAGGACGGCGGTGCCAGTGGCCATGGAGACGCCCAGCACCTTGCCCCCGCAGTTGTCGGAGAGGCGGCGCAGGCGGTTGCCCACGCTCTTGCCGTCGCAGCCCGGTGGCAGGTTGTACACATAGAGCAGTTTGAAACCGAGctggtggggggaggagaggagggaaagagagaagaggggacCGCTCTGGGTTTACATTTTTGAACATTCTTTGGAAATGTGTTTTGAAATGACAAGAGGTTTGCAGGGTCGGAGTCTTGTGATTGTGTTTCGTAGCATTACACTACTAAAGATCACACTGTAGAACGAGAGGGAAGACACAggacccgtgtggctcagttggtagagcatggcacttgcaaggccagggttgtgggttcgattcccacgggggaccagtacggacaaatatgaaaatgtatgcacataCTACTGcacgtcgctctggataagagcgtctgctaaatgactcaaaagtAAAATGTAAAGAGGTCTGAACCATTGGAAGAGTAAAGGGCAGATTTCAGATCGCCCAGAAGTAATGCCTAAAGGGCAGATATTTTCTCTGAGCAACCAGTCAGAGTACTGTACATTTATTGAAAAAAGTGAACTTCTGCCATTCTGCAATATGGATTACATATATCAGTCAAGCATCTCTGAAGCCTACCTGTGATTTGACAGCCTGTCTGGGCGGCAGGTCGGCTACCATCTCTTCAAAGGCCACGTGGCGGTGGGCGTGCTGCATCAGGGCGTCCGACGTCTGACCGCTCTTATGGACCAGCATCACCTGGAAACCATGGCGATGCCGGAGGTCGCTCAGCTCGCTGGCAAAGTTCACGTCAGCTGCGAAACGGATTCGGAACCGGGGTTAACTACATAGGTATGGAGTGGACAAACGAAATGAAAGAAAAACAGTTTTAACATCCAGAATGTAAAATGAGCACACGCACAAGAGACTAGCACCACAGTAGCAGGGGCAGTGTGTGTTTCTGCAAAGCGCCGTAGGCTCTGACGAAGCTTGTCGTCCGCAGCGTTCTTGGCAGTAGCATTAATGTGCGCTACCGTCACCTGGGAAAAAAATGTGACCAGAAGAGTATCAGACATTGCTCATTTAGGTAGAGTCAGAGACTGAAGAATACAGCGGAACACTTTACCAGCTGAGGGAATCAGATCACACACAAGTTACCTGGCAGTTGTTGAGCTCCTGGATGACAGCCTTGTTCTCCTTGCTGATGTCACAGACGCAGATGAACTCTGCCTCTCTGTGGCCCTGGAAGAAGTGGCTGCGGAGGCGCTGGACCACGGCTGCAGCAGAGCGACCGCTGGGAACGCAGCAGTTCTCTATGTCCCAGAAAACACCCACCGGAGGGATGTTCTCAGGACCTTCTGGAGAACCTGGGAGGGGGGGAGAAAAACACCAAACGTGTTCAGAAATTGAGCGAAACTGGGAGGTACTACTGTCCTGCGTGTCTCTAGTGAGAATTGTTTTTGAGAAAAATGTTGGTACAGTGTGCCCTTCTGAACATGACTCACATTATTACAGTGATACATACCATACTTCGTTGCAGATTTGCCCAGGCTGGAACCCAGCAGTAGCAGGCCGTCGGAGGATGTCCCACAGCCGTTACACACGGGGATGGGCACTGAGGCCGACTGGGCCGGGGGCAGAGGAATGTTAGGCCACAACTTGTCTGCAGGCTGAACACGTTGAAAGAACAAGTTATCATTCTGTAGTCAGACAAAACAACTCATGTCTTCAAATGTCATATTGTACAGTCACGGATGGGCAAAGAGTCATTTCTAAATGATGGGCAAATGACACAAATTGTAACTTGTATGCATGTAACTGAACGAAGTACTGCCCGTTCCTGTATACAAGTGACACCCAATACAATAGAGCGCCACCACCACAGTGAACAAAGAGAATTCCACCAACCTTCGTCAAACAATCCCGGCAGTAGTGCGACCCCGTGCGACAAACTGTGCGTTCAAGATTGAAGTGCATAGCATTAGAAGAACAGATATGTCCCGAGGTGGTTATGTGGGGGTCACTGTGTGCTGCCAATGATCTCTGGACCCCCAGAGTGGCAGGGTTGTAATCACCACCACAGGGGTAATACCCAGCGGGAGTACCCAGGTTACAAGTCCTATGGTGGGGGGCGGAGGTGGTAATGAATTTAGACTCGTTGCAGGGTAAAGGGATGGAGGGGTAAGAGTGGAGAGGTCTGAGAAGGCCTCCTGTACAGCAGGAGCATGGTAGGTGGGAGTGAGACTGAAAGGGTAGGGGCTGGGACGTGGTGTCTACAGAGGGGATGTGGAGCTTGTAGCTCCCAGAGGGGAGTAGTGTGGCTCTAGcatcccctccaccaccaccaccaaggcTGGGGAAGTGCGGGTGTGAGTTGAGGGCGGTTGGCATTATTTGACTGGCTCCTGGCCTGCTGAAAGTGGCTTCCTGAGAACTTGGAGGGAGGTAGAGTGGGACACCGCTGCTGACACCGACACCACTACTAGCGCTACCTCCACCACGAACAACCCCATAACCACCCCGACCTAATGGGTCTGTGCTGCAGTGCTCACAGTGAGTGCACGCGCTTACTTTGGGACTACCCCCCTGTTGTGGTAGCTGTTGGAGGGAGTCTTGTGGAAGAGGAGGCAGACagggagggggcagagggaggggggCGAGGGGGAAGGGCTGGGAGGCAGCGGTGTGATGCGGAGGAGGAGGTAGATCTTTCAGCTCCAATACTGGCTTTCTGTTGTCCATGTAATCGTTCTGGGAAAAgaagtaaaacaaacaaaaaggtTATTTCTAAACTAAACAAACAAAAAGGTTATTTCTCAGCATTATCATTTTATGCTTactacttatttttttatttggcaTTTGATTCCTGATTGATATtgtactgcattgttgaggagagttagtaagcatttcactgaacaGTGCtcacgtgaccaataaactttgatttgatggggAAATGCATTCTAGTTTACCCTGACCTATCTTTGTACAACTTACACCTCAGCTCTACTACACACCTGTCGTGTCAATGTGACGTTCTACCTGCTACACAGAACATTGTTTTGAGAGCGAATGTAATGTTCTCTTGGGCTGAGATGTTACATACTTGTTTGTCTGTGTTGTAACTTGGGGAGTTTTGCTGCTTGGAGGTGGAGAAGCAGTCTGTGAGTTTCCAGAGCCGGGACGAGGCCTCTTTCTCGGGATGACTGAGCCATGGGAAGGGCCTAGAACTGCATATGGATCTCTCCTTTCCCAGTCCTTCCATCATACAACCTAGCAAAGCCTTTCACCATCTCGCTTCCTTCTCATGCTTCCCTAAGATAGAGAAAAGAGGAAGCcctttgttttaaaatgtttccaAGTTGGTCTTCATACGTTTCCACTGGCTGCAATAGGGTAGCTagcgttatctagctagctaccaccACAGAATGTTTATACCTACCCCCACAGGGCTCTACAGAGCTACCATTTTGGGGGCATATGCGCCTAAATATTTAGCTGTGCTGCCTGGAATTATAACTTGGGAGCACAGTGCCCCTAAAAAACAGAATCCAGGTAATAATTGTTGAAACGATTTCTTCGCTGTCCCGCAGCTGCATGCAAACATGTGGTGGCACAGAAAGGAAAAGGTAGATTCTTCAGATGAGCTTCATAAGTAGCTAGGATTCATATATTTattattttggtcatttagcagacacttatctagAGCGGCTTATAGGAGCAATTAGCATTAAGTGCTCAGATTTTTCACcaagttggctcagggattcgaaccagcaacctttcggttactgtcccaacactcttaaccacctTTATATATGCCCACTGTTGGCTATCTTAAAAAATCTTCTAGATTTA is a window from the Salmo trutta chromosome 38, fSalTru1.1, whole genome shotgun sequence genome containing:
- the LOC115178887 gene encoding meiosis regulator and mRNA stability factor 1 isoform X3, producing MMEGLGKERSICSSRPFPWLSHPEKEASSRLWKLTDCFSTSKQQNSPSYNTDKQNDYMDNRKPVLELKDLPPPPHHTAASQPFPLAPLPLPPPCLPPLPQDSLQQLPQQGGSPKVSACTHCEHCSTDPLGRGGYGVVRGGGSASSGVGVSSGVPLYLPPSSQEATFSRPGASQIMPTALNSHPHFPSLGGGGGGDARATLLPSGSYKLHIPSVDTTSQPLPFQSHSHLPCSCCTGGLLRPLHSYPSIPLPCNESKFITTSAPHHRTCNLGTPAGYYPCGGDYNPATLGVQRSLAAHSDPHITTSGHICSSNAMHFNLERTVCRTGSHYCRDCLTKSASVPIPVCNGCGTSSDGLLLLGSSLGKSATKYGSPEGPENIPPVGVFWDIENCCVPSGRSAAAVVQRLRSHFFQGHREAEFICVCDISKENKAVIQELNNCQVTVAHINATAKNAADDKLRQSLRRFAETHTAPATVVLVSSDVNFASELSDLRHRHGFQVMLVHKSGQTSDALMQHAHRHVAFEEMVADLPPRQAVKSQLGFKLLYVYNLPPGCDGKSVGNRLRRLSDNCGGKVLGVSMATGTAVLRFGSQEATERARKRMENEDVFGRRITLSFSAPSTEGNDPTPPLSSSETPPPLPVQPLPSSSFSFLPLEKLCSPRRKRRARRECQRERESSLPLSVPVPERPYSPRRGSGGALYPVPPQTRTLPQELGGLETKPKIGGFPLEKGQRNSSPHSNGEGPSQQHPIKAGLIGESMFSCRRRDLSSPRSASDSERQVDRSSGEFQVSTPSAFSKLTLHKTFSASVLPQPQGLSQGSWSSRSGSPCMSSRSSPLIGPPPRGSSSPCLPVGPQASEPFSDGADLQVANLDYRMSRKELQQSVHDAFSRHGRVKCVELSPHTDYQLKATVQMVFLQQAISAVSSLHRYKIGSKRIHVSLITGAGNKSLAMLRSEMFQILQDAPASCLPLFKFTEIYEKKFGRKLVVSDLYRLQEVVAVREQGGGRLVCLLPSSQARQSPLGSSQSQEGSSANGSPVVFEQLEYHEPVCSYHYTQQNFSEADFDPDSYKIPFVVVSLKTLASQVHCLLQSHEGTLPLLSFSECYASELGPLAVSEEGEVEGSVPLEHLITCIPGINIVTAQNGFKVIKWIHNKPPASNTDQWTQRCKSPVGNPQLIQFSRELIDLMKGQPCNLMPISKFIPAYHHHYAKQCRVSDYGYSKLLELLEAVPHVLQILGMGTKRLLTLTHRAQVKRFTQDLLKLLKFQASKQVAITDFMQAYHWCFSRDWRVLDYGMCDLMDLLAEIPDTTITITHQDLDTVISVPKRDRTSDEMERTKQFGKEVVDLLRHQPHCRMAFSKFIPTYHHHFGRQCKLAYYGFTKLMELFEAIPDVLVVLECGEEKVLTLTEEERVKALAAQLVKMLRSQRDSSLPAAQLLSEYSKTFGYGLRLQDYDVSSLPALLVNLCHVVKVLDGANGREVQLINRKSLRSLTCQLLSLLMGLGQHEGDGSVSVEGLSLLYHSVHGVQLNPCEYGFLSLSELLKSLPYLVELFYGEGEEEGERGEERVRLTRLYQFARRVRALLHTYHYHQIFLTEFPGAYAKFTGRGLQPRSYGYGSVDDLLNAIPQVVWIKGHGHKRIIVLKNDMKAARATGASPAASEEPEDGASQRDSPCSNTESGTHSPGVGGVETELLCLTSPVDLLCGPVPSCLPSPQLHPDPVLQQADLIRFEQTPSPAERDKPEEEAVAEEVAAPATDNNQNVVALVSTTTKPPQNVTRKTASVENSPSKRAPRNKVKLAANFSFTAAP
- the LOC115178887 gene encoding meiosis regulator and mRNA stability factor 1 isoform X1 is translated as MMEGLGKERSICSSRPFPWLSHPEKEASSRLWKLTDCFSTSKQQNSPSYNTDKQNDYMDNRKPVLELKDLPPPPHHTAASQPFPLAPLPLPPPCLPPLPQDSLQQLPQQGGSPKVSACTHCEHCSTDPLGRGGYGVVRGGGSASSGVGVSSGVPLYLPPSSQEATFSRPGASQIMPTALNSHPHFPSLGGGGGGDARATLLPSGSYKLHIPSVDTTSQPLPFQSHSHLPCSCCTGGLLRPLHSYPSIPLPCNESKFITTSAPHHRTCNLGTPAGYYPCGGDYNPATLGVQRSLAAHSDPHITTSGHICSSNAMHFNLERTVCRTGSHYCRDCLTKPADKLWPNIPLPPAQSASVPIPVCNGCGTSSDGLLLLGSSLGKSATKYGSPEGPENIPPVGVFWDIENCCVPSGRSAAAVVQRLRSHFFQGHREAEFICVCDISKENKAVIQELNNCQVTVAHINATAKNAADDKLRQSLRRFAETHTAPATVVLVSSDVNFASELSDLRHRHGFQVMLVHKSGQTSDALMQHAHRHVAFEEMVADLPPRQAVKSQLGFKLLYVYNLPPGCDGKSVGNRLRRLSDNCGGKVLGVSMATGTAVLRFGSQEATERARKRMENEDVFGRRITLSFSAPSTEGNDPTPPLSSSETPPPLPVQPLPSSSFSFLPLEKLCSPRRKRRARRECQRERESSLPLSVPVPERPYSPRRGSGGALYPVPPQTRTLPQELGGLETKPKIGGFPLEKGQRNSSPHSNGEGPSQQHPIKAGLIGESMFSCRRRDLSSPRSASDSERQVDRSSGEFQVSTPSAFSKLTLHKTFSASVLPQPQGLSQGSWSSRSGSPCMSSRSSPLIGPPPRGSSSPCLPVGPQASEPFSDGADLQVANLDYRMSRKELQQSVHDAFSRHGRVKCVELSPHTDYQLKATVQMVFLQQAISAVSSLHRYKIGSKRIHVSLITGAGNKSLAMLRSEMFQILQDAPASCLPLFKFTEIYEKKFGRKLVVSDLYRLQEVVAVREQGGGRLVCLLPSSQARQSPLGSSQSQEGSSANGSPVVFEQLEYHEPVCSYHYTQQNFSEADFDPDSYKIPFVVVSLKTLASQVHCLLQSHEGTLPLLSFSECYASELGPLAVSEEGEVEGSVPLEHLITCIPGINIVTAQNGFKVIKWIHNKPPASNTDQWTQRCKSPVGNPQLIQFSRELIDLMKGQPCNLMPISKFIPAYHHHYAKQCRVSDYGYSKLLELLEAVPHVLQILGMGTKRLLTLTHRAQVKRFTQDLLKLLKFQASKQVAITDFMQAYHWCFSRDWRVLDYGMCDLMDLLAEIPDTTITITHQDLDTVISVPKRDRTSDEMERTKQFGKEVVDLLRHQPHCRMAFSKFIPTYHHHFGRQCKLAYYGFTKLMELFEAIPDVLVVLECGEEKVLTLTEEERVKALAAQLVKMLRSQRDSSLPAAQLLSEYSKTFGYGLRLQDYDVSSLPALLVNLCHVVKVLDGANGREVQLINRKSLRSLTCQLLSLLMGLGQHEGDGSVSVEGLSLLYHSVHGVQLNPCEYGFLSLSELLKSLPYLVELFYGEGEEEGERGEERVRLTRLYQFARRVRALLHTYHYHQIFLTEFPGAYAKFTGRGLQPRSYGYGSVDDLLNAIPQVVWIKGHGHKRIIVLKNDMKAARATGASPAASEEPEDGASQRDSPCSNTESGTHSPGVGGVETELLCLTSPVDLLCGPVPSCLPSPQLHPDPVLQQADLIRFEQTPSPAERDKPEEEAVAEEVAAPATDNNQNVVALVSTTTKPPQNVTRKTASVENSPSKRAPRNKVKLAANFSFTAAP
- the LOC115178887 gene encoding meiosis regulator and mRNA stability factor 1 isoform X2, which gives rise to MMEGLGKERSICSSRPFPWLSHPEKEASSRLWKLTDCFSTSKQQNSPSYNTDKQNDYMDNRKPVLELKDLPPPPHHTAASQPFPLAPLPLPPPCLPPLPQDSLQQLPQQGGSPKVSACTHCEHCSTDPLGRGGYGVVRGGGSASSGVGVSSGVPLYLPPSSQEATFSRPGASQIMPTALNSHPHFPSLGGGGGGDARATLLPSGSYKLHIPSVDTTSQPLPFQSHSHLPCSCCTGGLLRPLHSYPSIPLPCNESKFITTSAPHHRTCNLGTPAGYYPCGGDYNPATLGVQRSLAAHSDPHITTSGHICSSNAMHFNLERTVCRTGSHYCRDCLTKPADKLWPNIPLPPAQSASVPIPVCNGCGTSSDGLLLLGSSLGKSATKYGSPEGPENIPPVGVFWDIENCCVPSGRSAAAVVQRLRSHFFQGHREAEFICVCDISKENKAVIQELNNCQVTVAHINATAKNAADDKLRQSLRRFAETHTAPATVVLVSSDVNFASELSDLRHRHGFQVMLVHKSGQTSDALMQHAHRHVAFEEMVADLPPRQAVKSQLGFKLLYVYNLPPGCDGKSVGNRLRRLSDNCGGKVLGVSMATGTAVLRFGSQEATERARKRMENEDVFGRRITLSFSAPSTEGNDPTPPLSSSETPPPLPVQPLPSSSFSFLPLEKLCSPRRKRRARRECQRERESSLPLSVPVPERPYSPRRGSGGALYPVPPQTRTLPQELGGLETKPKIGGFPLEKGQRNSSPHSNGEGPSQQHPIKAGLIGESMFSCRRRDLSSPRSASDSERQVDRSSGEFQVSTPSAFSKLTLHKTFSASVLPQPQGLSQGSWSSRSGSPCMSSRSSPLIGPPPRGSSSPCLPVGPQASEPFSDGADLQVANLDYRMSRKELQQSVHDAFSRHGRVKCVELSPHTDYQLKATVQMVFLQQAISAVSSLHRYKIGSKRIHVSLITGAGNKSLAMLRSEMFQILQDAPASCLPLFKFTEIYEKKFGRKLVVSDLYRLQEVVAVREQGGGRLVCLLPSSQARQSPLGSSQSQEGSSANGSPVVFEQLEYHEPVCSYHYTQQNFSEADFDPDSYKIPFVVVSLKTLASQVHCLLQSHEGTLPLLSFSECYASELGPLAVSEEGEVEGSVPLEHLITCIPGINIVTAQNGFKVIKWIHNKPPASNTDQWTQRCKSPVGNPQLIQFSRELIDLMKGQPCNLMPISKFIPAYHHHYAKQCRVSDYGYSKLLELLEAVPHVLQILGMGTKRLLTLTHRAQVKRFTQDLLKLLKFQASKQVAITDFMQAYHWCFSRDWRVLDYGMCDLMDLLAEIPDTTITITHQDLDTVISVPKRDRTSDEMERTKQFGKEVVDLLRHQPHCRMAFSKFIPTYHHHFGRQCKLAYYGFTKLMELFEAIPDVLVVLECGEEKVLTLTEEERVKALAAQLVKMLRSQRDSSLPAAQLLSEYSKTFGYGLRLQDYDVSSLPALLVNLCHVVKVLDGANGREVQLINRKSLRSLTCQLLSLLMGLGQHEGDGSVSVEGLSLLYHSVHGVQLNPCEYGFLSLSELLKSLPYLVELFYGEGEEEGERGEERVRLTRLYQFARRVRALLHTYHYHQIFLTEFPGAYAKFTGRGLQPRSYGYGSVDDLLNAIPQVVWIKGHGHKRIIVLKNDMKARATGASPAASEEPEDGASQRDSPCSNTESGTHSPGVGGVETELLCLTSPVDLLCGPVPSCLPSPQLHPDPVLQQADLIRFEQTPSPAERDKPEEEAVAEEVAAPATDNNQNVVALVSTTTKPPQNVTRKTASVENSPSKRAPRNKVKLAANFSFTAAP